The window aactaaactaaactaaactaaactaaactaaaacaaaccaaaccaaactaaagtaaaccaaactaaactaaactaaactaaactaaaacaaaccaaactaaagtaaaccaaaccaaactacagtaaaccaaactacagtaaaccaaactaaactaaactaaactaaactaaactaaattaaattaaactaaaccaaaccaaattacactaaacaaaattaaactaaaccaaactaatttaaactaaactaaactatactaactaaatactagtttaaacagttaagtatccacaaagctgccccaggagctagaatgctgtgggaagtacggtgcactgagccctgtcctctaatgtctgaatgttattccctttagtccgttcattgcttttcacctgctgtcccccccttcgagggggagtcttctccagtttcagttgctgactccactattacgaaggcctatgaacaagctccgtccggaccgggaggacacccctgtcggtcctgcccgtggactggcttcggttctactgctgggatccgtggttcttgtgctggaccgtccaacgaactgtcctcaacattgtcctaggctttacttcttattgtctcatgctagctgttgccaaagctgtccgtccctgggagagggatccctccatactgtggttctccccaagatttcttcttttcccactgggtttttggagttttttcttgccggatgtgagggtcgaaggcggtggttgcttcgttctgtctcgttactgtaaatattgacatattaccattatgcttattcactgtttttacttttaccgacaaatgtaacatcttgaagccctctgaggcaactgttgttgtgatactgggctatacaaaaataaattgattgattgattgattgattgattgtttcaGTTTGCTGCACACCTCCTGGATTTGCTCCTGGAGAGTTTGGTTGGCCTGCAGGAATtgatctctctctttctgtgcaGCCCTGCATTTCTCCTCCAAGGCTATCTGAGCCTGGAgtctgctgctgagctcctgcACTTGCTTATTCAGCAGCTTGTTTAAACTGCTGGCCGCTTCCCTCTCAGCTTTCAGCTGTTTGTACCTGTACTGGGCTTCCTGGGTGCTGGTGAGCTGGCTGTGGAGCGCCTCCTTCTGGACACTCAgtgctctgttctgttctttgATGGCTTCTGTTTCCTCAAGAACAGAACAAGACTTTTTGGCGTTCGCTGTGTTTACAGGCTCGCCTCTCTACCACGTTAAGATCTTTCCCATCAGAGGACCCCATTACAGCGTttacatcaggggtgtcaaactcattttagctcAGGGGCCACATGGAGTAAAATCTAATCCCAAGCGGGCCGGACCAGCAAAATCATGGTATGTAACttaaaaacaacagcttcagattgttttctttgtttcaataCTGTCCAAAGTAGGacaaacacaacactggcaTTAATCATAAAAACTTCAAGTTACTTCAAAATTCTGAGGacaaagaacacacaaacacacaatgcctCAGCGATTCACAGAACCAAAACAGTATCACAGACCACAGAACTATATCAGGGTGTTATTTCTCAGGCAGAAATGTtgataaaaatgataaaactcTGTTGCCCAAACAAGTGCAAGAACCACAGTCACAAATCATACATAGGTTCAAtgtgcaaaacaataaaatacaataaaaaaaaaattgcacaacATAAAAAACATATGAACATAAAGCTGGAGCCTGGGGTCAGTGCGTCCAAAATAGTGCAAACACAACATCACTATTCAGCATAAATCCCATCAAGTTATTTAAATATTCTGAGGACaagtaacacacaaacacacaatgcctCAGCGATTCACAAAACTGTATAAAGGTGTCTCGGGCAGCAGTTTAAGTGGGGTTGCATTGTTTATTTGACTCCTGATACCTGGCGTCTTTCAGCTTTCACCAGCGCATCAATATCAGGCGTCTCATTCTGAGTGACAGCCAGCTTCAGGATGTGATTCAAGAGGCTGTGCGTGAGCCTTGAGCACAGCTTTGTTTCATTAATGCTCATTATAGAGAAAACCTGCTCACAAAGATGTGGTTCCAAACATGGACAACAGCTTTGCAGCGAGGGATGTCAAGTTGGGGCAACCTGGCAAGAGGTTCTGGTAAAATGTCTCCAAGCTGACTGCGGCAAATTTGCCCTTCAAATCTGAGTCGCACTGCAAGTTAGTTATTTCAAGTTGGATGTTGACGGGCAGATCAGAGGGATTCACGGTGAATGGCGAGCAAAACACTTTGAAGTCTTTCTCCAGTTCACCAAAGATCTGAAAACGTTGCTCAAACTCCTGCAACAGTCCCGTTATTTTATCTTTGAACCGCTTCATGTCCGCGACACGTTGGCTCGCGCACACACGTTTCAGACGGGGGAAGTGCGCCGCATCGCCACCGGAGAGTTGCGTCTCCCACAGTGACAGCTTCAACTTGAAAGCGGATGCTGTCGTAATACTGTGTGACAACTTTGTTGCGCCCTTGTGGCTGTTTGTTCAAGTTCTTCAGGAGCTCGGGAACATCCACCATAAATGCAAGGTCCTGCATCCATTCTTCAGGATGAAATTCTAACACCGGTTTGCCCTTTCTTTCCATGAACTGATGAGTTTCTTCTGGTAAGTCACAGAAACGCCTCAGCACAGCACCTCGGCTTAACCACCTTACCTCAGTGTGGTATGGCAAGCCATAGATGTGGTCTTTCTCTTTGAGAAGGCTGTCAAACTGACGGTGATTCAGCCTTCTGGATCGGATGAAATTCAGCGTTTGGATGACCACCTTCATGACGTGATCCATGTTTAATGACTTGCAACACAAAGCCTcctgctgcaaaatacagtgaaaagtccAAAAATCACGTCCTCCATTTGCAGATTGCACTTTCTCTTTGAACTTTGTCACAACACCTGCTTTTCTCCCGATCATTGAGGGCACACCATCCGTAGCCAGGCTGACAGCGGGACCAATCCACTCCCACCCTGTCCAGGGCGCCGACGAGTGCGGTGAAAATATCATCGGATGTTGTTGTACCTGACATTGGCACCATCTCCACAAACTCAAATTGAGGCAATGAGAGCGAAAAAGCATATAATGGTAAAGGTAGAATCTGGCAGGCAAAATACAAAGGAGCTCACCTGATTGGCTCTTGCTCAACCGACTTGCTCTGCCCTGGTATAAACAGTTTGCTTGCAGAACACAATTGCTGTTGCGCCATCCAGTGGACACATTTAGAACAGcagtttattgaaaaattgCAGCTCATATGTACTTGACATAATCATCTCTCGGGCCAAATTAAATCCTTTTGCGGGCCTGATCCGGCCCGCGGGCCGTACGCTTGACACCTCTGGTGTACATGAAAACTGAATGTGGTAACTGGAATACTCAGTTTTTATGGCGTAAGATGTGACCCCATCAACTGACGGGGCTGACATACGCATGAAGCTCCGACTGTAGGAAATAGCCCCATGTGCTGTTTACATGGACTGTGATGGGGTCAAAACCTGACTGACATTTATCTCTCAGCTGGATGAATTCCACAGAGAACATTGCTGAACTTCAAATATCTCCACAAATAAAGCAACAGCACACTGTTTGAaccttttaattcattttagttTGAATTTGTGTTTGCAAATGTGCACGCTGTAACTTTTTTAtgcacatatatgtgtgtgtgtgtgtgtgtgtgtgttgtctccaGTCTCACAGCTTTTagctctgtttctgctgtgtaTTTTATGCTCTGAATGTGTCTCAGAAGAAAgactgtttcctgtttgaacCTGATCTGCATGTCGAAATGATGGAACCTGTGATGACAACAAGTCCGATGAGCCACATAGAGACCAAAGCAACACACTGTTTGTAAGACGCTAACATGTGATCCGAGGCTGTTAGATATGCCAGTCTGGTTGTCTTGTTTCTGATACAAGTGTTTATTCCATCATTCATGCAAGTTAGGGACACATTTTTATAGTCAGATTAacttctgcttttttaaaatagtCTCAGTAAATGAACTGTGCAGGAATCACTCTCAGTTTTGAGTTCCCTCccgggaaaaacagaaaaatgaaaaatggcagcaaTCCTAAACAATAACTCTTAATGTCTTGTGAAAATGGATAAAAAGatggatgtttttcatttgttctctcACCACAAggagtgtgtttccagtgtgcGATCGATGTTGTTCCAGTTAAGAATGAAGACGGTCTGGTCATCATGTTCATTCTGAACTTCGAGCTTCCCACTGATCCCAGAGTACCCAGCAGCTCTCCGGTTCAGGAACTCAGCAGAGTGCTGCAGATCCCCTGGCTGACCTCAGGTACGCTCCaaacactctgctgtcactccaGGAGTGTGGACAGTGTTCGCCACTCTCCCACACTGCCTCATGAGTCTTCTCATCTCCTTGGTTTTTTCTAATTCTTCCACCATTTCCAATTTGGATGAGCTGTAGCTCTACACAGAAAAGAGAAGAATAAATAGTATTGAAGGTAAAATATCAGAATGACAGGGTAAAGCTAAGAGTAATGTTAAATATTTGAACCAATCAATCTGTATTTTCATTCTTCAGCCTGTAGAGtaacttctccatgttttcCCTCCGTCTGCCGTCCAGCTCGACGTCGACgtctccgccgcctcctgcGCTCCCTCAACCCCAGCGTGGGGGTCCTGTCACAGGACAGCGAGCTGGGCGCTCCCCACCCGGACCTCCTTCCTCTGGGACACGAGTCCGTGGCCCTGGACAAGCTGCTGTCCCTCCctgagaggcagcagctggGAGAGGCTGCAGCCGAGCTCATGCTGTGGGacagcgaggaggacgaggacgaggacgaggagccgcCGCTCAGACCCCACGACTCCCGCCCTGCCAGGCGACGGAGCGAGGGTGATGGGAAGAACAGAGATAAAGGGGAAGGCTGTGGGGTGCCGGTGGACACCAGGGCAGCAGGTAGAGCCGCTGCCGCCCCGGCTTCTGCCCCCCCGACAGTGGCGCTGCCGCTGGCCTCCGCCCACGCTCCTCAGAGGTAACCCCACCTCCAGAGGCACAGCACACACTGGTCAGGGTACATGTGTGAATCTGTGGGAGTTTCTGGGATGGCCACTGgctgtctgggccctgagggcctctctggcctgcttctgatcttcacagaggtcagaggtcgtatGCATGACCTTCAGTCACTCTCCGTGGCCCTGGTCAAGCTGCTGTCCCTggtgagaggaaacacacttcaTTCAATAGACTGTCATCAGCAGTTACCACTGCGCAGAATGCAGTAATTTTACCCTTTGAGCTGAATGACGTCAGTAGTAAAACACTGAGGCTGTGCTCTCCCTCAGTCGGCATGGTAACCATTAGAAAGAGCAGCGTTCCCGTCGGGACGTCGGACTCTGATCTGCGCTGCCGGACAAACAGCCAGGTACACACACCAGTCAGAGCCATTCAAgtactgtttaaatgaaatgctttgGGAGCGTGGAGCTTGACTTCAACTTCTCCCAACAAGATTCTGTCCTTTTAAAGTTTGAGAATGAATCTTACAAAGTCAAGGAGAGCACAACCATGCTGTGTAGAATTTTCAAACGCTCGTCTTGTTGCTGTCAGTGAAAATGCTGAACTTTCTCTCTGATGTTTGGTATGTTCTTTCCTGGCGTTTGTACGGATTCAGCAAATGACTCAGAGCTTACTGGACACCAAGACTGAGGCCTACGTGACTCTGCCCGATGGGGAAATCAGACCTTGCAAACTGATGGACAGAACGCACCACGTCACAGAAAAAGTCACCCAGGTTGGTCCAGCTGATGCGCCACACACTTTTTCAAATATCCCTCTCACATCAGTGCCTTCACCGAGGGCCTGGAACCGCCCTGAGGCCACCAGAAACTTCAAGGAAGATTAGAAATGTCTTGAAATGCGGCCTTTTGGCCAGGAGAAGCTCCTCTTAAGTGTGTTTACCTGAGTGTAAACTCTGTGGCCGTTTGAGCTGTGCAGGTCCTCTCTCTGGGCGCTGATGTGTTACCTGAGTACAAGCTCCAGACCCCGAGGATCCAGAAGTGGACCATCCTTCACTACAGTCCCTTCAAAGCGGTGTGGGACTGGGTCATTCTGCTTTTAGTCATTTACACCGCCATATTCACACCGTACTCTGCTACCTTTCTGCTGAGGTGGGTCCAGATTCTCTCCAGCCTCCAACCGCTTGAAGATGAAGCTGCGTTTTAACAGGTTTGATTTCTCCACTTTGTCTGGATTCCTCCTTTTCCTGGTGCTcagtgagcaggaggaggcagccATGCAGAGCTGCGGTTACTCCTGCTCTCCGCTGAGCGTGGTGGATTTCATCGTGGACATCATGTTCATTGTCGACATTATCATCAACTTCAGGACCACATACGTCAACTCCAATGATGAGGTGAACTGATCCGATTGTCCGAGTCACTTCAGATCCTGTGCTCTCCTCACAGCTGAGATCTAACTGGATTTTTCTGTAGATGTATTAAAGGATCGTGTCCCTGCAGTGAAAATGAGGCttgctgtttgtctgtggtgGATTGTTGAAAGGTGGTGAGTCAGTCGTCTCGCATCGCCGTCCACTACTTCAAAGGCTGGTTTCTCATCGACATGGTGGCAGCCATTCCCTTCGACCTTCTGATCTCGCGCTCTGGAGAGGAAGTGGTTCGGGCCGGTGGCGAGGGAGAGGTATGAGCAGGGTGAAAAACAGTGATGGCGGGTCAAGAATACTGAGAAGAAGCACAAGACTTTAGAGGACGGGATGATTTCTGTCATCTGGACCTTTTCCTTAAAGACCACCACTCTGATCGGTTTGCTGAAGACGGCTCGGCTGCTGCGGCTGGTGCGTGTGGCGAGGAAGCTGGACCGTTATTCAGAGTACGGCGCCGCCGTCCTCTTCCTGCTCATGTGCACGTTTGCCCTCATCGCCCACTGGCTGGCCTGCATCTGGTACATCGCTCCACCTCACCAGCCAAGCGCATTCACTCGTGTGTTTCACTCCCTGGCGGTGAACCGGTTTGCTTCCTCGGCCTCAGGTACGCCATCGGTAACGTGGAGCGGGCCACGTCGGCCGGGATCGGCTGGTTGGATAACCTGGGAGACCAGCTGGGGCGGCCGTACAATGACTCGGTGCTGGGTTCGGGTCCTTCCGTTCGGGATAAATACGTCACGGCTTTGTACTTCACCTTCAGCAGCCTCACCAGCGTGGGCTTCGGAAACGTCTCACCAAACACCAACTCGGAGAAGATCTTCTCCATCTGCATCATGCTGATTGGAGGTGATTTCATGGAGGGTGTTGGAGTGGTTCCTCCTCATATTTTGGGGTTGTGGACTCAGCAGACCCCCCTgtgcctgcagcagctgactgatCCAGCGCTCgcgtctctcctgcagctctcaTGTATGCCAGTATTTTTGGAAACGTGTCCGCCATCATCCAGAGGCTTTACTCCGGCACGGCCCGTTACCACGCTCAGATGATGAGGGTTCGAGAGTTCATCCGCTTCCACCAGATTCCCAATCCTCTCCGGCAGCGGCTGGAGGAGTACTTCCAGCACGCCTGGTCCTACACCAACGGCATCGACATGAATGCAGTGAGTTGGATTTGACTGGTCTTTGGAGAAGCTATCCAAGCCTGTTAGGCTCAGACGGTCTTTGAATCAAAATGAAGCGAGACGTTAACCTTCTGTCTCTGACGTCTACATTCGTAGGTGCTGAAAGGCTTTCCAGAGTGCCTGCAGGCAGACATTTGTCTCCACCTCAACAGGACTCTGCTGCAGAACTGTAAAGCCTTCAAAGGTCGTAAATGAAGCGACAAGTATATGAATCTCTAAATGTTTCTGAATTCAGCTGTAAAAAAGACCACGCACTTGTTTTTGCTCTTGTCCAGGATCTACTAAGGGCTGTCTTCGGGCCCTGGCTATGCGGTTCAAGACCACCCACGCCCCTCCAGGAGACACTCTGGTCCACGCCGGAGACCTGATATCGGCGCTCTACTTCATCTCCAGAGGCTCCATCGAGATCCTCAGAGGAGACGTGGTGCTCGCTATCCTGGGTATGGCTGTATGTTCTCTCAGTCTGTGGATACATGAATTTGTCTTGTTGAAATAATCTGTTGGTTTTGAGATTGTgggttcagctccagcaggccATGAAAGTCAAATTGAACACATCCACCGTTTCTCCTGCTCCAGGTAAGAACGACATATTTGGGGAACCCATCAATCTGTATTCACTGCCTGGGAAGTCCAGCGCTGACGTCCGAGCTCTGACCTACTGCGACCTGCACAAGATTCAAAGAGAAGATGTGCTGGAGGTAACAGCTGTCGCAGTCCGGCCGGAGTGTGTTTGGGTGGTGGCGTCAGTAGCCTCCGCACGCAGAGGCTGTACTCATGGATTTGAATGTTACGTTTGGTTTCAGTCAGGACTTGAACACGTCTGCAGGAGTCAGATCTTTCCTCAACCTCGACTCTCTCTGTGACTTCATTTCTCTCTGAAGAAACCGCTGATAAATGCAGTGACTGTTTCTGGTGTTTCGGAGACTCGCGTCGCTCTGGGAAGCTGTGACTCGGTGCCCTTGAGCATTGCGCTGAACCGTCACCGTCACTGTCTGTTTGACGAGGTGACTGACTGATGCTGtggggctgctgcagcagagaggaaccagctggATAATGAAATCCTGATACTATTTATACGGCATAATATAGTCAGCATGGAACACAGGGCTATATAACaataacatgaaataaaacaaaactgagtTTCATAAAGAAATCAATTGATCCAATAGTCAAATGTGTAAAAGATTACAAGAAGGTgttaaacaaagacaaaaaaacatgcagggaTCCGTTTTTATATGCAGCCTTTACTGCCCataggtttttttctttatttcaataGTGCAGCTCACTCTGGTcggtgtctgtgttgcaggttCTGGATATGTATCCTGAGTTTTGTGAACACTTCTGGTCCAACCTGGAAATAACCTTCAACCTGAGAGATGTATGTTTCAccggcgcctcctgctggacacaTCAGACTGTCTGTcagggaagctgctggaggtttcAGTGATCTTGACTTGAAAGGCATCCTTTCTTCTGCAGGGACAAATTCATTCGTTTTAAACTCCACTTTTTCATTCAAGCTGCTTTTTAATTcatgatttctttaaaaacaagaaataaacgATGGTCAAGTCAATCAAAGCCCCTCTGCTGTCTTcacctgctgcaccctgctTGTTACTGATTCTGCTTAGTGCAGTCCTGATGGATTATTTCCGGTATTAACTGAGTGAACCTGGTGAATATTGACCCAAAGGTTGTGTAGTTTGTGGCAAATGACCACGTTGTTCCCGTGCTGGTGCTCCTGTGCAGGTGAATAATGACGCTGTGAGTCTTCTCAGCGGAGACGACGGTGACGGAGGAAGCCggcctcacaaacacaaactgtccTCCGCTCACACAGGTCAGGACTCCGGCCTGCTCGTCTAAAATGCTCCTTTTTTCACATCCGTGGCTTATTAAGTGACATTGAGTTGAATATCGAGACGGACCACATCACCGTCATCACAGTGTattttcactgctgtgtgtgtttgcaggggaCAGCGTTTCCATGAGGGGTCAAAGAGCGGCgtctggatggaggaggaagcagtggGAGCACCGCGGCAGCAGCAAACCAGACCAGCATCAACATATCTTGTATGTTTTGTTATTCACGTCCTAAAAAGTTTAGTGTCTCCATTTTAAATAATCGTGACCAtgctttctcttttcatctgaGGCCATGATTTTTACATAACTGACCAAACTGTCAACTCTTGAATGAGGAAGCAGCAGTTTGtaagagagagtgtgtgcagATACGGCCCGGTGTTCTCCGGTGAGGAGGCCCACCCGGGAGATCCAGAGGGAACCAGTCccgtccagacctgcagcaccagGGGCCGCTCCAGCTGCAAGGACGAGTCCCACAGAACAGGCGGTAAACGTTCAGAGACGATCTGAATCACCGGCACGACGCCACACTCGGCTCAATACCTGCTTCACCTGCAGGAGACTCCGGCGTCTGTCCGCTCTGGAGCGCAGAGCCCCCCAGGACCCCCTCTCCactctgccctcctcctcccccccggaCCTCCCACTGGCCCTCCagccccaccacccccccctgCTCTCCTCCGCCTGTCGTCTCCTGGAGGCAGAAGGTGGATTTAGGCGACCGACTggaggccctgcagcagcagatcagcagGTGGGCTCAAACTCTCATCCACCGTCACACccaaccacttcctgtttctctgtagaaaataaaagttgacTTCATCTAATAAAGttaaaggacacacacacacacacacacacacacacacacacacacacacacaccgtggaaGCTGATCTGTATCCCATAGAtggtgtctgtgttgcaggcTGGAGTCTGGCATGTCAGCGAACATCGGGGCCATCATGCAGCTTCTTCAGAGTCACATGTCCGTGGTCCCGCCTTCCTACAGCACCATGACGTtaacccccaccctcccctcctctgcgtCCCCCGGGGACCGCTCggctccgccctccccctcGGACCGATCAGCAGACTCCgacttccagcagctcagagacgatcaagccttttttccccccgaGTCAGACACCTCCGCCTcccgaccccgtcagacccGTCAGGACCCTTCCTTCCATCTGTCGCCCCTCGTGGCCCCCCTCAGCACCCAGACCCCCCCGCTGCCCGTCAGCCTCCAGCCGTCCTCCGCTCCGGTCTGCTCACACAGCTCCGTCTCTGTTCTGCAGGTAAGAGCGACATTAGAGCTGTCAGCTCGCCACAGATAAAGAAACTTGACTTATTTCCACAAAACCTGAATAAGAGGAAGAATTTAAAGAGCAAGAAGTTCAGTGTCAGGACATTTTCTCTCCTGACTCCCATTCCTTCAAATGTTTGCACACACCTTctaattcagtgtttttactttattttcttgATTATTCACCGAAGGCATCAGAACTATTGACGAACACAGATGGAATTATGTTGTGAACACGAGTGTGAAATAAGTGAAACCATCTTTCATATTTTGGTGATATAAGTTACCATGACCGACCGTCAGCCTTAGAGGTGTGAGGCATGAAATGAATGATTCAAATAAAGTCAGCATGATGGAGCTTAAGCGTTTGCTATTGCAGATGGGCGCTGATATAACCAGGATCTCTGCTTGATGGTCTTTCTCTTTGGTCATAGAGTGGACACAAGGCGCCAGAGGAGCAGGGCCTGTGAATCCTGAGTCTGGAGGTCTGCCATCGTCTCTGGAGAGCAGCAAGGCCCGGACACCACCTCAGGGGTCTGCAActtcctgctccacagcccCTCTGGTGACTGCTTCCCTGCTGCTGAACATTATGTGTAGATACTCAGAgtatttactttcattttctgcattaaCATGTAACCGGCACGGTGAAACGTGTCTAATAAATCAATATTCACCTTGATGAAGAAGCCAGAAACGTGATATTtacttttagtttttgttgtagGCAACgtgcaacatttttttatcatcaattcttaatttatttgaaatattatGAACAAAATCAAACCCCATGAGTTgaaatgttagaaaaaaaacatattttggtACTCTATTGTTGatgattttaaatatgaaaatgttttctgtcatttattgtattttttttcatgaacataTTGTCATTTATATGAATCCAAACTCTGAAATGGTCCAAAGTGATCTGGATTCAAGTGATTTGTGTTT of the Salarias fasciatus chromosome 18, fSalaFa1.1, whole genome shotgun sequence genome contains:
- the LOC115405376 gene encoding potassium voltage-gated channel subfamily H member 2-like; translation: MLWDSEEDEDEDEEPPLRPHDSRPARRRSEGDGKNRDKGEGCGVPVDTRAAGRAAAAPASAPPTVALPLASAHAPQRKSSVPVGTSDSDLRCRTNSQVHTPQMTQSLLDTKTEAYVTLPDGEIRPCKLMDRTHHVTEKVTQVLSLGADVLPEYKLQTPRIQKWTILHYSPFKAVWDWVILLLVIYTAIFTPYSATFLLSEQEEAAMQSCGYSCSPLSVVDFIVDIMFIVDIIINFRTTYVNSNDEVVSQSSRIAVHYFKGWFLIDMVAAIPFDLLISRSGEEVVRAGGEGETTTLIGLLKTARLLRLVRVARKLDRYSEYGAAVLFLLMCTFALIAHWLACIWYAIGNVERATSAGIGWLDNLGDQLGRPYNDSVLGSGPSVRDKYVTALYFTFSSLTSVGFGNVSPNTNSEKIFSICIMLIGALMYASIFGNVSAIIQRLYSGTARYHAQMMRVREFIRFHQIPNPLRQRLEEYFQHAWSYTNGIDMNAVLKGFPECLQADICLHLNRTLLQNCKAFKGSTKGCLRALAMRFKTTHAPPGDTLVHAGDLISALYFISRGSIEILRGDVVLAILGKNDIFGEPINLYSLPGKSSADVRALTYCDLHKIQREDVLEVLDMYPEFCEHFWSNLEITFNLRDVNNDAVSLLSGDDGDGGSRPHKHKLSSAHTGDSGVCPLWSAEPPRTPSPLCPPPPPRTSHWPSSPTTPPCSPPPVVSWRQKVDLGDRLEALQQQISRLESGMSANIGAIMQLLQSHMSVVPPSYSTMTLTPTLPSSASPGDRSAPPSPSDRSADSDFQQLRDDQAFFPPESDTSASRPRQTRQDPSFHLSPLVAPLSTQTPPLPVSLQPSSAPVCSHSSVSVLQSGHKAPEEQGL